In Streptomyces sp. 840.1, one DNA window encodes the following:
- a CDS encoding cyclase family protein, whose product MSLPDEFHDIAKRVNNWGRWGADDEIGTLNLITDEVVRQAAATVRTGRRVPLALALKQDGVQSGLIQGRVNPLHTMVQINQELFGPGTVATSDDTAVLSLQTATHWDALTHVSHSGKIYNGRPADSITAHEGARFSGIEKVPHLVSRGVLLDVARAHGLDRLPGGHAVTPDDLDAAEELAGVRVRAGDIVLVRTGQVQVYLAGDKHAYGYPSPGLSIRTPEWFRARDVAAVANDTLTFEIFPPEIDDLWLGVHALDLVEMGMLQGQNWNLEGLSTACAESDRYDFLLSAMPEPFVGATGTPVAPVAVF is encoded by the coding sequence ATGTCACTGCCGGACGAGTTCCACGACATCGCCAAGCGCGTGAACAACTGGGGCCGCTGGGGCGCGGACGACGAGATCGGAACGCTGAACCTCATCACCGACGAGGTGGTCCGTCAGGCGGCGGCCACCGTCCGTACGGGGCGGCGGGTGCCGCTGGCGCTGGCGCTCAAGCAGGACGGCGTACAGAGCGGGCTGATCCAGGGGCGGGTCAATCCGCTGCACACCATGGTGCAGATCAACCAGGAGCTGTTCGGCCCCGGCACGGTCGCCACCAGCGACGACACCGCGGTCCTGAGCCTCCAGACCGCCACCCACTGGGACGCCCTCACCCACGTCTCGCACTCCGGGAAGATCTACAACGGCCGCCCGGCCGACAGCATCACCGCGCACGAGGGGGCCAGGTTCAGCGGCATCGAGAAGGTCCCGCACCTCGTCTCGCGCGGGGTGCTGCTCGACGTCGCCCGCGCCCACGGGCTGGACCGGCTGCCCGGCGGCCACGCCGTCACCCCGGACGACCTGGACGCGGCCGAGGAGCTGGCCGGGGTGCGGGTGCGGGCCGGGGACATCGTTCTCGTACGGACCGGACAGGTGCAGGTCTATCTGGCCGGGGACAAACACGCGTACGGGTACCCGTCACCGGGACTCTCGATCCGGACGCCCGAGTGGTTCAGGGCCCGGGACGTGGCCGCGGTCGCCAACGACACGCTGACCTTCGAGATCTTCCCGCCGGAGATCGACGATCTGTGGCTGGGCGTGCACGCGCTGGATCTGGTCGAAATGGGCATGCTCCAGGGCCAGAACTGGAACCTGGAAGGGCTGTCCACAGCCTGTGCGGAGTCGGACCGCTACGACTTCCTGCTCTCCGCCATGCCGGAGCCCTTCGTCGGCGCCACCGGCACACCGGTGGCCCCGGTCGCGGTCTTCTGA
- a CDS encoding Zn-dependent alcohol dehydrogenase, protein MRGVVFDGKRTEVVDDLEIRDPGPGEVLVAVAAAGLCHSDLSVIDGTIPFPLPVVLGHEGAGVVEAVGAGVSHVAPGDHVSLSTLASCGACAQCDRGRPTMCRKAIGMPGRPFSRGGQPLYQFASNSAFAERTLVKAVQAVKIPADLPLTSAALIGCGVLTGVGAVLNRAKVDRGESVVVIGTGGIGLNVIQGARIAGALTIVAVDSNPAKEAVARQFGATHFLTSADGVKEILPSGADHAFECVGRTELIRTAIDLLDRHGQAILLGVPAATAEASFLVSSMYLDKSILGCRYGSSRPQRDIALYADLYREGRLLLDELVTETYPVEDFAKAADDAHHGRVARGVLVF, encoded by the coding sequence ATGAGAGGCGTCGTCTTCGACGGCAAGCGGACCGAGGTCGTCGACGACCTGGAGATACGTGATCCGGGTCCCGGCGAGGTGCTGGTCGCGGTGGCCGCGGCAGGCCTCTGCCACAGCGATCTGTCGGTGATCGACGGGACGATCCCGTTCCCGCTGCCGGTGGTGCTCGGCCACGAGGGCGCCGGGGTGGTCGAGGCGGTCGGGGCCGGAGTGAGCCATGTGGCGCCCGGCGACCACGTGTCGCTGTCCACGCTCGCCAGCTGCGGCGCCTGCGCCCAGTGCGACCGGGGCCGTCCCACGATGTGCCGCAAGGCGATCGGGATGCCCGGCCGGCCGTTCTCGCGCGGCGGGCAGCCGCTGTACCAGTTCGCGTCCAACTCGGCGTTCGCCGAACGGACCCTGGTCAAGGCCGTGCAGGCGGTGAAGATCCCGGCGGACCTGCCCCTCACCTCGGCGGCCCTGATCGGCTGCGGGGTGCTGACGGGAGTCGGAGCCGTACTGAACCGGGCCAAGGTCGACCGGGGCGAGAGCGTCGTCGTGATCGGCACCGGCGGCATCGGGCTCAACGTGATCCAGGGCGCCCGGATCGCGGGCGCGCTGACCATCGTCGCGGTCGACTCCAACCCGGCGAAGGAGGCGGTGGCCCGTCAGTTCGGCGCCACGCACTTCCTGACCTCGGCCGACGGCGTCAAGGAGATCCTGCCCAGCGGCGCCGACCACGCCTTCGAGTGCGTGGGCCGCACCGAGCTGATCCGCACCGCGATCGACCTGCTCGACCGGCACGGCCAGGCGATCCTGCTGGGCGTACCGGCGGCGACGGCCGAGGCGTCGTTCCTCGTCTCGTCGATGTACCTGGACAAGTCGATCCTCGGCTGCCGCTACGGCTCCTCGCGCCCGCAGCGCGACATCGCCCTGTACGCGGACCTCTACCGGGAGGGCCGGCTGCTGCTGGACGAACTCGTCACCGAGACCTACCCGGTGGAGGACTTCGCCAAGGCGGCGGACGACGCGCACCACGGGCGGGTGGCACGGGGGGTGCTGGTGTTCTGA
- a CDS encoding MFS transporter yields MSPVSPASPASPLSQLPPLPYPAPGTEALWNRNFRLFFVARTAALFGDGMIPVALTAGLLGAGRPHSSVGYALAAWMGPLALFVLFGGVLADRFTPRRMMIIADTLRLLGASALAVSFAVGNPPLWAVYSLSAVAGVGAALFQPGVASTVPRVSSDVQRANAVLRVSEALMTMAGPAFAGVLVGLASAGAVYAANASTFLVSGICLFLLRLAPAPSDDARRGTFVAELVDGWREFRARSWLWGVIAIWTVYGFTVLGPMLPLTAIEVTEAHGSGTYGAMMAVNGAGSVVGGLLALRLRPRRPLAAGAVALTGVCVNLLALGLGLPVFALGAGQFIAGSAFAFWLVMWSTTVQTQVPPEALNRLHAYDVAGSLLMLAAGRALAGPVADRVGAPEVLLAGAVINVLAVGVLLAARPIRRLERIR; encoded by the coding sequence ATGTCTCCGGTGTCCCCCGCGTCCCCCGCATCCCCGTTGTCCCAGCTGCCCCCGCTGCCGTATCCGGCCCCCGGGACCGAAGCCCTCTGGAACCGCAACTTCCGGCTCTTCTTCGTCGCCCGCACCGCGGCGCTGTTCGGTGACGGGATGATCCCGGTGGCGCTCACGGCGGGCCTGCTGGGGGCGGGGCGTCCGCACTCCTCGGTGGGGTACGCGCTGGCGGCCTGGATGGGGCCGCTGGCGCTGTTCGTGCTCTTCGGCGGCGTGCTGGCGGACCGGTTCACCCCGCGCCGCATGATGATCATCGCCGACACGCTGCGGCTGCTCGGCGCCTCGGCGCTCGCGGTCTCCTTCGCGGTCGGCAACCCGCCGCTGTGGGCGGTCTACTCGCTGAGCGCGGTGGCCGGTGTGGGGGCGGCGCTGTTCCAGCCGGGGGTCGCCTCGACCGTGCCCCGGGTGTCGTCGGACGTGCAGCGCGCCAACGCCGTACTCAGGGTCTCCGAGGCACTGATGACCATGGCGGGTCCGGCGTTCGCGGGTGTCCTGGTCGGTCTGGCGAGCGCCGGAGCGGTCTACGCGGCGAACGCCTCGACGTTCCTGGTCTCCGGGATCTGCCTCTTCCTGCTGCGCCTGGCCCCGGCCCCGTCCGACGACGCCCGGCGCGGCACGTTCGTCGCGGAACTGGTCGACGGGTGGCGGGAGTTCCGGGCCCGCAGCTGGCTGTGGGGCGTGATCGCGATCTGGACGGTGTACGGCTTCACCGTGCTCGGCCCGATGCTCCCGCTGACCGCGATCGAGGTGACCGAGGCGCACGGCTCGGGGACGTACGGCGCGATGATGGCGGTGAACGGCGCGGGCAGTGTCGTCGGCGGGCTGCTCGCCCTGCGGCTGCGGCCGCGCCGCCCGCTGGCGGCGGGGGCCGTGGCGCTGACCGGGGTGTGCGTGAACCTGCTGGCGCTGGGGCTCGGGCTGCCCGTGTTCGCGCTGGGGGCGGGGCAGTTCATCGCGGGCTCGGCGTTCGCGTTCTGGCTGGTGATGTGGTCGACGACCGTCCAGACGCAGGTGCCGCCGGAGGCGCTGAACCGGCTGCACGCGTACGACGTGGCCGGATCGCTGCTGATGCTGGCGGCGGGCCGGGCGCTGGCGGGCCCGGTCGCGGACCGGGTGGGCGCACCGGAGGTGCTGCTGGCCGGGGCGGTGATCAACGTGCTGGCGGTGGGCGTACTGCTCGCGGCCCGGCCGATCCGACGGCTGGAGCGGATCAGGTGA
- a CDS encoding ATP-binding protein yields MQVLQVQLEVGADPAEVGRARRWARSRLVGSGIRDDEPLAETLILLISELVTNAVVHTGCPAVLRMLFGSTGAPGNAGTVRVEVADTSCRPPQQRHAEGEDTGGRGLELVDGLADRWGWQPEGAGKRIWCEVDRGIPVIQVQMQPCAHGAGAHGAGQCGGPGGCDAVGREAGVGREAGAVYEPSHAVTHRA; encoded by the coding sequence GTGCAGGTGCTTCAGGTTCAGTTGGAGGTCGGGGCCGACCCCGCAGAGGTCGGGCGGGCCCGCAGATGGGCGCGCTCGCGGCTGGTCGGGTCCGGGATAAGAGACGACGAGCCGCTGGCCGAGACGCTCATCCTGCTGATCTCGGAACTCGTCACCAACGCGGTGGTGCACACCGGCTGTCCGGCCGTGCTGCGCATGCTGTTCGGCTCGACGGGGGCACCGGGCAACGCCGGGACCGTCCGGGTCGAGGTGGCCGACACCAGCTGCCGCCCGCCGCAGCAGCGGCACGCGGAGGGCGAGGACACCGGCGGCCGGGGCCTTGAGCTGGTCGACGGCCTGGCCGACCGCTGGGGCTGGCAGCCGGAGGGCGCCGGCAAGCGCATCTGGTGCGAGGTGGACCGGGGCATCCCGGTGATCCAGGTCCAGATGCAGCCCTGCGCCCACGGGGCCGGCGCGCACGGCGCCGGGCAGTGCGGCGGCCCCGGCGGCTGCGACGCAGTGGGGCGCGAGGCGGGCGTCGGGCGTGAGGCCGGTGCCGTGTACGAGCCGTCGCACGCGGTCACCCATCGCGCGTAG
- a CDS encoding flavin reductase family protein, whose protein sequence is MAATAVRYLRSVGAATAVSPVPVDPLPRPALRAVADDERLPVDPGEFRRVLGHFASGVTIVTALDPDGGDGTAGPAGFACQSFASVSLDPPLVTFMVARTSTTWPRIARAGAFCVNILGAEQGALCRSFAVSGADKFAGVAHSPAPATGSPLLDSVAAWVDCRIQAVHTGGDHLIVVGRVEALGAADGDGNGPLLFHQGAFGRFSN, encoded by the coding sequence ATGGCCGCAACCGCCGTCCGCTACCTCAGGTCCGTCGGCGCCGCGACGGCCGTCTCCCCGGTACCGGTCGATCCACTGCCGCGCCCGGCCCTGCGGGCCGTCGCCGACGACGAGCGGCTGCCCGTCGATCCGGGCGAGTTCCGGCGGGTGCTCGGGCACTTCGCGAGCGGGGTCACCATCGTCACGGCGCTCGATCCGGACGGCGGCGACGGCACGGCCGGTCCGGCCGGGTTCGCCTGCCAGTCGTTCGCTTCGGTCTCGCTGGACCCGCCGCTGGTCACGTTCATGGTCGCCCGTACGTCGACGACCTGGCCGCGCATCGCCCGCGCCGGGGCGTTCTGCGTCAACATCCTGGGCGCGGAACAGGGCGCGCTGTGCCGGTCCTTCGCGGTCAGCGGGGCCGACAAGTTCGCCGGGGTGGCCCACAGCCCCGCGCCCGCGACCGGGTCGCCGCTGCTGGACTCCGTGGCCGCCTGGGTCGACTGCCGCATCCAGGCCGTCCACACCGGCGGCGACCACCTGATCGTGGTCGGCCGGGTGGAGGCCCTGGGGGCGGCGGACGGGGACGGGAACGGCCCGCTGCTGTTCCACCAGGGGGCGTTCGGGCGCTTCAGCAACTGA
- a CDS encoding SDR family oxidoreductase yields MGNFLAGKVVAVTGAGRGIGRAVALAAAAEGARVVVNDYGVSIEGGEPASEIAESVVKEIVAAGGEAVAVADDISTMAGGQRVVDTAVERFGRIDGVVCVAGILRERMLFNMSEAEWDPVVATHLKGTFTVFRAASAVMRKQEGAGTLIGFTSGNHQGSVAQANYSAAKGGIISLVRSAALGLHKYGVTANAVAPVARTRMSANVPMELKEIGEPEDVAALVVYLLSDRARAESITGQVYTIAGPKIAVWAQPRELRAGYAEGAAWTPERIADFLPGTVGTDPMPMLAQLDAMAEAARDAKRPNA; encoded by the coding sequence ATGGGGAACTTCTTGGCAGGCAAGGTGGTGGCCGTCACGGGTGCCGGACGGGGCATCGGACGGGCCGTCGCGCTCGCCGCGGCGGCCGAGGGGGCGAGAGTCGTGGTCAACGACTACGGCGTCTCCATCGAGGGCGGCGAACCCGCCAGCGAGATAGCCGAGTCCGTCGTCAAGGAGATCGTGGCGGCGGGCGGTGAGGCGGTCGCGGTGGCCGACGACATCTCCACCATGGCCGGCGGCCAGCGGGTCGTGGACACCGCCGTCGAGCGGTTCGGGCGCATCGACGGGGTGGTGTGCGTGGCCGGCATCCTGCGTGAACGGATGCTGTTCAACATGTCCGAGGCGGAGTGGGACCCCGTGGTCGCCACCCACCTCAAGGGCACCTTCACCGTCTTCCGCGCCGCGTCCGCGGTGATGCGCAAGCAGGAGGGCGCGGGCACGTTGATCGGCTTCACCAGCGGCAACCACCAGGGCAGCGTCGCCCAGGCGAACTACAGCGCCGCGAAGGGCGGGATCATCTCGCTGGTCCGCAGCGCGGCGCTGGGCCTGCACAAGTACGGCGTCACGGCCAACGCGGTCGCGCCGGTGGCGCGTACCCGGATGTCCGCCAACGTGCCCATGGAGCTCAAGGAGATCGGTGAGCCGGAGGACGTGGCCGCGCTCGTCGTCTACCTCCTCAGCGACCGGGCCCGCGCGGAGAGCATCACCGGCCAGGTGTACACGATCGCGGGCCCGAAGATCGCGGTCTGGGCCCAGCCGAGGGAGCTGCGCGCGGGGTACGCGGAGGGGGCCGCCTGGACGCCCGAACGCATCGCGGACTTCCTCCCGGGGACGGTGGGCACGGACCCGATGCCGATGCTGGCCCAGCTGGACGCGATGGCGGAGGCGGCGCGGGATGCGAAGCGGCCGAACGCGTAG
- a CDS encoding acyl-CoA dehydrogenase family protein — MDFTFGPDDGTFREEARAWLEAHLVDEYAGAIGTGGPGSEHEGIAVRRAWERELGRGGWIGLGWEDDGEAAGGRRRATLTQQVVWAEEYARLRAPARVGHIGENLLAPTLIAYGSQEQRHRFLPPIAHGEALWCQGYSEPGAGSDLAGVRTAAVRDPEHGGYRVTGQKVWTSLAQDADWCFVLARTEPGSRRHHGLSFLLVPMDQPGRIEVRPIRQMSGTSEFNEVFFDGAHAEEVVGGEGNGWTVAMGLLALERGVSTLVQQIGFAAELDRVVRAAVDSGATGDPVLRERLVRQWAELRTMRWNALRTLGTTTDPGAPSVAKLLWGGWHKRLGELAVEIRGAAGAVGPHDWSPGAPYEIDEAQRLFLFTRSDTIYGGSDEIQRNIIAERVLGLPREPR; from the coding sequence GTGGACTTCACCTTCGGCCCCGACGACGGCACGTTCCGCGAGGAGGCCCGCGCCTGGCTGGAGGCCCATCTCGTCGACGAGTACGCGGGAGCCATCGGCACCGGCGGTCCGGGCAGTGAGCACGAGGGCATCGCGGTCCGGCGGGCCTGGGAGCGCGAGCTCGGCCGTGGTGGGTGGATCGGCCTCGGCTGGGAGGACGACGGCGAGGCGGCCGGCGGCCGGCGGCGGGCCACGCTGACCCAGCAGGTCGTCTGGGCCGAGGAGTACGCCCGGCTCCGGGCCCCCGCCCGCGTCGGCCACATCGGGGAGAACCTGCTCGCCCCGACCCTCATCGCCTACGGCAGCCAGGAGCAGCGCCACCGGTTCCTGCCGCCCATCGCACACGGCGAGGCCCTGTGGTGCCAGGGGTACAGCGAGCCGGGCGCCGGCTCGGACCTGGCGGGGGTGCGGACGGCCGCCGTACGCGATCCGGAGCACGGCGGATACCGCGTGACGGGTCAGAAGGTCTGGACGTCGCTCGCCCAGGACGCCGACTGGTGCTTCGTGCTGGCCCGTACCGAACCCGGTTCGCGGCGCCACCACGGGCTGTCGTTCCTGCTGGTGCCGATGGACCAGCCGGGCCGGATCGAGGTGCGGCCGATCCGGCAGATGTCCGGGACCAGCGAGTTCAACGAGGTCTTCTTCGACGGGGCGCACGCCGAGGAGGTGGTCGGCGGCGAGGGCAACGGCTGGACCGTCGCCATGGGCCTGCTCGCCCTGGAGCGCGGCGTCTCCACGCTCGTCCAGCAGATCGGGTTCGCCGCCGAGCTGGACCGGGTGGTGCGGGCGGCCGTCGACAGCGGAGCCACCGGGGATCCGGTCCTGCGCGAACGGCTCGTCCGCCAGTGGGCCGAACTGCGGACGATGCGCTGGAACGCCCTGCGCACCCTCGGCACCACCACCGACCCCGGCGCGCCCAGCGTCGCCAAACTGCTCTGGGGCGGCTGGCACAAGCGCCTGGGCGAACTCGCCGTGGAGATCAGGGGAGCGGCCGGAGCCGTCGGCCCGCACGACTGGTCGCCCGGCGCACCGTACGAGATCGACGAGGCACAGCGCCTGTTCCTGTTCACCCGGTCCGACACCATCTACGGCGGCTCGGACGAGATCCAGCGGAACATCATCGCCGAGCGCGTGCTCGGCCTACCGAGGGAGCCGAGATGA
- a CDS encoding enoyl-CoA hydratase/isomerase family protein, whose amino-acid sequence MPSSPEDTTDRSDPSGPPDSLILHATDNGVSTITLNRPEAMNAVTWDQRERVIALLAQASADPGVRAVVLTATGRGFCAGADLRGAPVSGDRVPGDVARTIRLGAQRLIAAVLDCEKPVIAAVNGTAAGIGAHLALACDLVLAAESAKFIEVFVRRGLVPDGGGAYLLPRLVGPQRAKELMFFGDSLPARDAERLGLVNRTVPDEELAATAQAWAQRLAEGPTRSIALTKQLVNASLDTDRATAFAAEAMAQEINMTTLDANEGVASFVERRAPKYRGV is encoded by the coding sequence ATGCCGTCCTCCCCCGAAGACACCACCGACCGGAGCGACCCGTCCGGACCGCCTGATTCATTGATACTGCACGCCACTGACAACGGCGTCTCGACGATCACCCTCAACCGCCCGGAGGCGATGAACGCCGTCACCTGGGACCAGCGCGAACGCGTCATCGCGCTGCTCGCGCAGGCCTCGGCCGACCCCGGGGTGCGGGCCGTCGTCCTGACCGCCACCGGCCGCGGCTTCTGCGCCGGCGCCGATCTGCGGGGCGCCCCGGTGTCCGGCGACCGGGTGCCGGGCGATGTCGCCCGGACGATCCGGCTCGGCGCCCAGCGGCTGATCGCCGCCGTGCTGGACTGCGAGAAGCCCGTCATCGCCGCCGTCAACGGCACGGCGGCCGGGATCGGTGCTCATCTCGCCCTCGCCTGCGACCTGGTGCTGGCCGCCGAGTCCGCGAAGTTCATCGAGGTGTTCGTGCGCCGCGGCCTCGTGCCGGACGGCGGCGGCGCGTATCTGCTGCCCCGGCTGGTCGGGCCGCAGCGCGCCAAGGAGCTGATGTTCTTCGGGGACTCGCTCCCGGCCCGGGACGCGGAACGCCTGGGGCTCGTCAACCGGACCGTTCCGGACGAGGAGCTGGCGGCGACCGCGCAGGCCTGGGCCCAGCGGCTGGCCGAGGGCCCCACCCGTTCGATCGCCCTCACCAAGCAGCTGGTCAACGCCTCGCTGGACACCGACCGGGCCACGGCGTTCGCCGCCGAGGCCATGGCCCAGGAGATCAACATGACCACGCTGGACGCCAACGAGGGCGTGGCGAGCTTCGTGGAGCGACGCGCACCGAAGTACCGGGGTGTCTAG
- a CDS encoding MFS transporter, translating to MTQTTESPARDAGRRTAPETRRRPRIHRAWIVAAVTFVTIIGGAAFNSLPGLLIDPLHSEFRWSRGQIGLAVSLDMALYGLTAPFAAALMDRFGIRRVVVVALSAVAAGALASVWMTAAWQLMIYWGLLVGLGTGSMAMAFSATVTNRWFVARRGLVTGILTAAGASGQLVFLPLCAWIVDRHGWRPASVTVALAALVVVPFVWLLMRDHPADVGQAPYGGEYVEKPAPALGAASRTVRVLFDAARTGPFWLLAGTFAICGASTNGLIRTHFVPSAHDHGMPITAAASLLAVVGIFDIVGTVFSGWLTDRFDARRLLAVYYALRGISLLFLPLLLHPTVEPPMVFFIVFYGLDWVATVPPTLALCREQFGEDSAIVFGWVLASHQVGAALVAFLGGVARDHFGSYDVVWYAAGALCAMAALMALVIRRVREPAAAEAV from the coding sequence GTGACCCAGACAACGGAATCTCCCGCCCGGGACGCCGGCCGGCGGACCGCCCCCGAGACGCGGCGCCGGCCGCGTATCCACCGCGCGTGGATCGTCGCCGCAGTCACCTTCGTGACGATCATCGGCGGCGCGGCCTTCAACTCCCTTCCCGGGCTGCTCATCGACCCCCTGCACTCGGAATTCCGCTGGTCGCGCGGGCAGATCGGTCTCGCGGTCTCCCTCGACATGGCGCTGTACGGGCTCACGGCGCCGTTCGCCGCGGCGCTGATGGACCGGTTCGGCATCCGCCGGGTCGTGGTCGTCGCGCTCAGCGCGGTCGCCGCCGGGGCGCTGGCCAGCGTCTGGATGACCGCCGCCTGGCAGCTGATGATCTACTGGGGGCTGCTCGTCGGCCTCGGTACCGGATCGATGGCGATGGCCTTCTCCGCGACGGTCACCAACCGCTGGTTCGTCGCCCGGCGCGGCCTGGTCACCGGCATCCTCACGGCGGCCGGTGCCTCCGGTCAGCTGGTCTTCCTGCCGCTCTGCGCCTGGATCGTCGACCGGCACGGCTGGCGCCCGGCCTCGGTGACCGTCGCGCTCGCGGCCCTGGTCGTCGTCCCGTTCGTCTGGCTCCTGATGCGCGACCACCCGGCCGATGTGGGCCAGGCCCCGTACGGCGGGGAGTACGTGGAGAAGCCCGCGCCCGCGCTGGGTGCGGCGAGCCGGACCGTACGCGTCCTGTTCGACGCCGCCCGCACCGGACCGTTCTGGCTGCTGGCCGGGACCTTCGCGATCTGCGGCGCCTCGACCAACGGCCTGATCCGCACCCACTTCGTGCCCTCGGCGCACGACCACGGCATGCCCATCACCGCCGCGGCCTCGCTGCTGGCCGTCGTCGGGATCTTCGACATCGTCGGCACGGTCTTCTCGGGCTGGCTCACCGACCGCTTCGACGCCCGCCGGCTGCTGGCCGTCTACTACGCGCTGCGCGGGATCTCGCTGCTGTTCCTGCCGCTGCTCCTGCACCCCACGGTGGAGCCGCCGATGGTCTTCTTCATCGTGTTCTACGGACTGGACTGGGTCGCCACGGTCCCGCCGACCCTGGCCCTGTGCCGGGAGCAGTTCGGTGAGGACAGCGCGATCGTCTTCGGCTGGGTCCTGGCGTCCCACCAGGTGGGCGCCGCCCTGGTGGCGTTCCTCGGCGGGGTGGCGCGCGACCACTTCGGCTCGTACGACGTGGTCTGGTACGCGGCCGGCGCGCTGTGCGCGATGGCGGCGCTGATGGCGCTGGTGATCCGCCGCGTCCGCGAACCGGCGGCCGCCGAAGCCGTGTGA
- a CDS encoding GlxA family transcriptional regulator, giving the protein MLHRVVVLALDGLLPFELGIPQRIFGRSLGTEPLNRGEKLYEVVTCSVRAPGPIHTDADFTITVEHGPEALATADTVVIPASYELGPVYTEGRLTDELAAAFAYIRPGTRMVSICTGGYVLAAAGYLDGRPATTHWSAADHFQELFPAVRVDPDVLFIDDGDVLTSAGVAAGIDLCLHIVRRDHGTAIANDVARRTVVPPHRDGGQAQYIQRPVPDAQIAGTTTARAWALGRLERPILLRDMAQQESMSIRTFTRRFREEVGISPVQWLTQQRVERARQLLESTDLSIDRIARDAGFGTPTSLRQHLQAALGVSPTTYRRTFRATAGDRC; this is encoded by the coding sequence GTGCTGCACCGAGTCGTCGTTCTCGCCCTCGATGGGTTGCTCCCCTTCGAACTGGGCATCCCCCAAAGGATATTCGGCCGTTCACTCGGTACCGAGCCGCTCAACCGGGGCGAGAAACTCTACGAAGTCGTGACCTGCTCGGTCCGCGCGCCCGGCCCGATCCACACCGACGCGGACTTCACGATCACCGTCGAGCACGGCCCGGAGGCCCTCGCCACCGCCGACACGGTGGTGATCCCCGCCAGCTACGAACTCGGCCCCGTCTACACCGAGGGCCGGCTCACCGACGAACTCGCCGCCGCCTTCGCGTACATCAGGCCCGGCACCCGGATGGTCTCCATCTGCACCGGCGGCTACGTGCTCGCCGCCGCCGGCTACCTCGACGGGCGCCCCGCCACCACCCACTGGTCGGCCGCCGACCACTTCCAGGAGCTGTTCCCGGCGGTCCGGGTCGACCCCGACGTGCTGTTCATCGACGACGGCGACGTCCTGACGTCCGCCGGGGTCGCCGCCGGTATCGACCTCTGCCTGCACATCGTGCGCCGCGACCACGGCACCGCCATCGCCAACGACGTCGCCCGGCGCACCGTCGTGCCGCCGCACCGCGACGGCGGCCAGGCGCAGTACATCCAGCGCCCGGTGCCCGACGCCCAGATCGCCGGGACGACGACCGCGCGGGCCTGGGCGCTGGGGCGGCTGGAACGGCCGATCCTGCTGCGCGACATGGCGCAGCAGGAGTCGATGAGCATCCGGACCTTCACCCGCCGGTTCCGCGAGGAGGTCGGCATCAGCCCGGTCCAGTGGCTGACCCAGCAGCGGGTGGAGCGGGCCCGCCAGCTGCTGGAGTCCACCGACCTGTCGATCGACCGGATCGCCCGCGACGCCGGGTTCGGCACGCCCACCTCGCTGCGGCAGCACCTCCAGGCGGCGCTGGGGGTTTCACCGACGACGTACCGCCGGACCTTCCGGGCGACGGCGGGAGACCGCTGCTGA
- a CDS encoding DUF2809 domain-containing protein has product MSGRRPGAGPEGGRGPRAYRRRLAAAGAAAATVAAGIGVRAVATGDLAKYAGDALYTVLICALVALCAPRARPVAVASTGLAVSWAVELLQLTGVPAELSRHSAAARLVLGSTFNAPDLLWYAVGAAAAWGVHAVALTSRVPGPRTAASR; this is encoded by the coding sequence GTGAGCGGGCGGCGGCCCGGAGCGGGGCCGGAGGGTGGGCGTGGCCCGCGTGCGTACCGGCGCCGCCTCGCCGCGGCGGGGGCGGCGGCCGCGACCGTCGCGGCCGGGATCGGTGTCCGCGCCGTCGCGACCGGGGACCTCGCCAAGTACGCCGGGGACGCGCTCTACACGGTCCTGATCTGCGCCCTCGTCGCGCTGTGCGCGCCCCGCGCCCGGCCGGTCGCGGTGGCCAGCACGGGGCTGGCGGTCAGCTGGGCGGTCGAACTGCTCCAGCTGACCGGGGTCCCCGCAGAGCTGTCCCGGCACAGCGCGGCGGCCCGGCTGGTGCTGGGCTCGACGTTCAACGCGCCGGACCTGCTCTGGTACGCGGTGGGCGCGGCGGCGGCCTGGGGCGTGCACGCCGTGGCGCTCACTTCTCGCGTGCCCGGTCCTCGGACTGCTGCATCTCGATGA